A genomic segment from Rhodospirillum centenum SW encodes:
- a CDS encoding response regulator transcription factor gives MAQTIALVDDDRNILTSVSIALEAEGFEVRTYGDGDEALRGLTSRPVDLAVLDIKMPRMDGMELLQRLRQTSAVPVIFLTSKDDEIDELQGLRMGADDYIRKPFSQRLLIERIRALLRRQELTHGRGEADPGQMLVRGELVLDGARHLCTWKGQEIDLTVTEFLLVKALAQRPGHVKNRDQLMDAAYGEHIYVDDRTIDSHIKRLRKKFKAVDENFAQIETLYGVGYKYRDN, from the coding sequence GTGGCCCAGACGATCGCCCTGGTCGATGACGACCGCAACATCCTCACCTCGGTCTCGATCGCGCTGGAGGCGGAAGGGTTCGAGGTGCGGACCTACGGGGACGGCGACGAGGCGCTGCGCGGCCTGACCTCGCGGCCGGTGGACCTGGCCGTGCTGGACATCAAGATGCCCCGCATGGACGGCATGGAACTGCTGCAGCGTCTGCGCCAGACCTCGGCGGTGCCGGTGATCTTCCTGACCAGCAAGGACGACGAGATCGACGAGCTTCAGGGGCTCCGCATGGGGGCCGACGACTACATCAGGAAGCCGTTCAGCCAGCGTCTGCTGATCGAACGCATCCGGGCGCTGCTGCGCCGGCAGGAGCTGACGCACGGCCGCGGCGAGGCGGATCCCGGCCAGATGCTGGTGCGCGGCGAGCTGGTGCTGGACGGCGCCCGCCATCTCTGCACCTGGAAGGGGCAGGAGATCGACCTGACCGTCACGGAATTCCTGCTGGTCAAGGCGCTGGCGCAGCGCCCGGGCCACGTCAAGAACCGCGATCAGCTCATGGATGCCGCCTATGGCGAGCACATCTACGTGGACGACCGCACCATCGACAGCCACATCAAGCGGCTGCGCAAGAAGTTCAAGGCGGTGGACGAGAACTTCGCCCAGATCGAGACGCTCTACGGGGTCGGCTACAAGTACCGCGACAACTGA
- a CDS encoding stimulus-sensing domain-containing protein produces MTFDLRAERREAPAGDATARRRTPRGRSPVPDGSAPPDGGSRGTAPLWPPPAEAPPARPRRRMRLRRPVSPITLRILAVNVLALAILVGGLLYLGRYQDRLIQAELEALATEARIFAGALGEGAVRPSYDEFNEPSAELSWELARQMVRRLVETTDTRTRLYAPKGDLVADSRILGGPKSMVQIEELPPLRDGNSLSELGIALYDRIVNSLPGREHLPVYPEDRVQDAAQFPDMQRALAGDIATGVWRVARESDRTDMLLTVAVPVQRYKQVLGVVYLSRAGTDIDREVRQQRVDILKLFGVALGVTVLLSFYLARTIAGPIRKLARAADEVRHGHGRQAIIPDFGRRHDEIGELSVSLREMTAALWNRMDAIERFAADVAHEIKNPLTSMRSAVETVQRVKDETQLRRLLAIIHHDVQRLDRLISDISNASRLDAELSRAQASPVDVGTVLTMLRDVTMATWEEPDPGEPVPPRLVVELPAGADLVVPGIEGRLTQVFQNLVSNALSFSPPGGVVTLRARALPDRVEVTCEDQGPGIPEGKLDAIFDRFYSERPKSEDFGRHSGLGLSISRQIVEAHGGTIAATNLRRPGGEISGALFTVRLPRR; encoded by the coding sequence ATGACCTTCGACCTGCGCGCCGAGCGGCGGGAGGCTCCGGCCGGTGACGCCACCGCCCGGCGGCGCACGCCGCGCGGCCGTTCTCCGGTGCCGGACGGGTCCGCTCCGCCGGACGGCGGCAGCCGCGGCACGGCTCCGCTCTGGCCGCCGCCGGCCGAGGCGCCGCCGGCGCGGCCCCGGCGGCGGATGCGGCTGCGCCGCCCCGTCTCCCCCATCACGCTGCGCATCCTGGCGGTCAACGTGCTGGCGCTGGCGATCCTCGTCGGCGGCCTGCTCTATCTCGGGCGCTATCAGGACCGGCTGATCCAGGCCGAACTGGAGGCGCTGGCGACGGAGGCGCGGATCTTCGCCGGCGCCCTGGGCGAAGGCGCGGTCCGGCCCAGCTACGACGAGTTCAACGAACCCTCCGCCGAGCTGTCCTGGGAACTGGCGCGGCAGATGGTGCGCCGGCTGGTGGAGACGACCGACACCCGCACCCGGCTCTACGCCCCCAAGGGCGACCTGGTGGCCGACAGCCGCATCCTGGGCGGGCCGAAATCCATGGTCCAGATCGAGGAGCTGCCGCCGCTGCGCGACGGCAACAGCCTGAGCGAGCTGGGCATCGCCCTCTACGACCGCATCGTCAACAGCCTGCCGGGGCGCGAACACCTGCCGGTCTACCCCGAGGACCGGGTCCAGGACGCGGCCCAGTTCCCCGACATGCAGCGCGCCCTGGCCGGCGACATCGCCACCGGCGTCTGGCGCGTGGCGCGGGAGAGCGACCGCACCGACATGCTGCTGACCGTGGCTGTGCCGGTGCAGCGTTACAAGCAGGTGCTGGGGGTGGTCTACCTGTCCCGTGCCGGCACCGACATCGACCGCGAGGTGCGGCAGCAGCGGGTGGACATCCTGAAGCTGTTCGGGGTGGCGCTGGGCGTGACGGTGCTGCTGTCCTTCTATCTGGCCCGCACCATCGCCGGCCCGATCCGCAAGCTCGCCCGCGCGGCGGACGAGGTGCGCCATGGCCATGGCCGTCAGGCCATCATCCCCGATTTCGGCCGCCGCCACGACGAGATCGGCGAGCTGTCCGTAAGCCTGCGCGAGATGACGGCGGCGTTGTGGAACCGGATGGACGCCATCGAGCGTTTCGCCGCCGACGTGGCGCACGAGATCAAGAACCCCCTGACCTCCATGCGTTCGGCCGTTGAAACGGTGCAGCGGGTGAAGGACGAGACGCAGCTCCGTCGGCTGCTGGCCATCATCCACCATGACGTGCAGCGGCTGGACCGGCTGATCTCCGACATCTCCAACGCCTCCCGGCTGGACGCCGAACTGTCGCGCGCCCAGGCCTCCCCGGTCGATGTCGGCACGGTGCTGACCATGCTGCGCGATGTCACCATGGCAACCTGGGAGGAACCGGACCCGGGCGAGCCGGTTCCGCCGCGGCTGGTGGTGGAACTGCCGGCCGGCGCCGATCTCGTGGTGCCGGGCATCGAGGGGCGGCTGACGCAGGTGTTCCAGAACCTCGTCTCCAACGCGCTCTCCTTCTCCCCGCCCGGCGGGGTGGTGACGCTGCGCGCCCGGGCCCTGCCCGACCGGGTGGAGGTCACCTGCGAGGACCAGGGGCCGGGCATCCCCGAGGGCAAGCTGGACGCGATCTTCGACCGCTTCTACAGCGAGCGCCCGAAGTCGGAGGATTTCGGCCGGCATTCCGGCCTCGGCCTCTCCATCTCCAGGCAGATCGTCGAGGCGCATGGCGGCACCATCGCGGCCACGAACCTGCGCCGGCCGGGCGGCGAGATTTCCGGCGCGCTCTTCACCGTCCGTCTGCCGCGGCGCTGA
- a CDS encoding PAS domain-containing sensor histidine kinase, translating into MNLSPFFNLSQDLLSIVRTDGTIVALSPAWERELGWSVAELVATDGLDLLHPDDRRAARDRLRLLAAGQSPQRFELRCRRKDGRYLWLSGQSALSAGDGRIYSVCRDVTESKRTALHLLAVESHSRVGTWDLDLETGVLNWSPMTHRIHATDPATHRPYLEEAGRFFPGEALPALLGAVADLHQGGGPVRLELPFLTADGRARWVLFSAAAEAHAGRPRHVYGTLEDITEKRQERLHLLAFKDIVERSNDGIWVLGPDGRTQYANGRMAAIMGCSEQDLLPARFLDHVLAEPRPRVADLLTGIVRVERDWSDFQMWRMDGSAFWASASIHPRRAPDGTLHSTVVLVRDISAWRRVELEREVNRARLELSQNIARLGYWELDLRSGSVFWSDVVYDIFGVSKDQGAHEQPAFLAAVHPDDRDRVLQMQQRIESIGFADVEHRVVRPDGEVRWVHEVAKLDRDADGHPLRIIGTVQDITPQKAVQARLDQAVAQAEAANRAKTQFLATMSHELRTPLNAILGFSEIIRDGTFGQVSPGIYQEYAGHVFDSASHLLDIINDVLDLAKVESATVTLTPEPVPLEETVRRAVQTVRPIARDRRISFAVQGGPAVTVLADRRALLQSLYNILSNALRHSPENGTVEVRLEPEDGFGALTIRDFGPGFPPDVLAELGQPYPGRRNVYVSAARSTGLGYAITAALLGAMGGEIEACNAPDGGACVTFRLPLAPAPGAGAQVSDPVTAPAPTA; encoded by the coding sequence ATGAACCTGTCGCCGTTCTTCAACCTGTCGCAGGACCTGCTGTCGATCGTCCGCACCGACGGCACCATCGTCGCGCTGTCCCCGGCCTGGGAGCGGGAGCTGGGCTGGTCGGTGGCCGAGCTGGTGGCGACGGACGGCCTGGATCTCCTGCACCCCGACGACCGCAGGGCTGCCCGTGACCGGCTCCGGCTGCTCGCGGCCGGACAGTCGCCGCAGCGGTTCGAACTGCGCTGCCGGCGTAAGGACGGACGCTATCTCTGGCTGAGCGGCCAGTCCGCCCTGTCGGCCGGGGACGGGCGCATCTACAGCGTCTGCCGCGACGTGACGGAGTCTAAGCGGACCGCCCTGCACCTTCTGGCGGTGGAAAGCCATTCCCGCGTCGGCACCTGGGATCTGGATCTGGAGACGGGGGTCCTGAACTGGTCGCCCATGACCCACCGCATCCATGCCACCGACCCGGCGACCCACCGGCCCTACCTGGAGGAGGCGGGGCGCTTCTTCCCGGGGGAGGCCCTGCCCGCCCTGCTGGGGGCTGTCGCCGACCTGCATCAGGGGGGCGGGCCGGTCCGCCTGGAACTCCCCTTCCTGACGGCGGACGGGCGGGCGCGCTGGGTCCTGTTCTCCGCTGCCGCCGAAGCCCATGCCGGCCGGCCGCGGCACGTCTACGGCACGCTGGAGGACATCACCGAGAAGCGTCAGGAACGGCTGCACCTGCTGGCCTTCAAGGACATCGTCGAGCGCTCCAACGACGGCATCTGGGTCCTCGGCCCCGACGGGCGGACGCAGTACGCCAACGGCCGCATGGCCGCGATCATGGGCTGTTCCGAGCAGGATCTCCTGCCGGCCCGTTTCCTCGACCATGTGCTGGCGGAGCCGCGGCCGCGGGTCGCCGACCTGCTGACCGGGATCGTGCGGGTCGAACGCGACTGGTCGGACTTCCAGATGTGGCGGATGGACGGAAGCGCCTTCTGGGCCTCCGCTTCCATCCATCCCCGGCGGGCTCCGGACGGCACGCTGCATTCGACGGTCGTGCTGGTGCGCGACATCTCCGCCTGGCGACGGGTGGAGCTGGAGCGGGAGGTGAACCGCGCCCGGCTGGAGCTGTCGCAGAACATCGCCCGGCTGGGCTACTGGGAGCTGGACCTGCGCTCCGGTTCCGTCTTCTGGTCCGACGTGGTGTACGACATCTTCGGCGTTTCGAAGGACCAGGGTGCCCATGAGCAGCCCGCCTTTCTGGCCGCCGTGCATCCCGACGACCGCGACCGGGTTCTGCAGATGCAGCAGCGTATCGAGTCGATCGGGTTCGCCGACGTGGAGCACCGCGTCGTCCGCCCCGACGGGGAAGTCCGCTGGGTGCACGAGGTGGCTAAACTGGACAGGGATGCGGATGGCCACCCGTTGCGGATCATCGGCACGGTGCAGGACATCACGCCGCAGAAGGCGGTGCAGGCCCGTCTGGATCAGGCCGTCGCCCAGGCCGAGGCGGCCAACCGCGCCAAGACGCAGTTCCTCGCCACCATGAGCCATGAGCTGCGGACACCGCTGAACGCCATCCTCGGCTTCTCGGAGATCATCCGCGACGGGACCTTCGGACAGGTGTCGCCCGGCATCTACCAGGAATATGCCGGGCACGTCTTCGACAGCGCCAGCCACCTGCTGGACATCATCAACGACGTGCTGGATCTGGCGAAGGTGGAGTCGGCCACCGTGACCCTGACGCCGGAGCCGGTCCCGCTGGAGGAGACGGTACGCCGGGCCGTGCAGACGGTGCGGCCGATCGCCCGCGACCGCCGCATCAGCTTCGCTGTCCAGGGGGGGCCGGCGGTGACGGTGCTGGCGGACCGCCGGGCGCTGTTGCAGTCCCTCTACAACATCCTGTCCAACGCCCTGCGCCACAGTCCGGAGAACGGCACCGTGGAGGTCCGGCTGGAGCCGGAAGACGGGTTCGGCGCCCTGACGATCCGGGATTTCGGTCCCGGCTTCCCGCCCGACGTGCTGGCCGAACTGGGCCAGCCCTATCCGGGCCGGCGCAACGTCTATGTCAGCGCGGCGCGCTCCACCGGCCTCGGCTATGCGATCACCGCGGCCCTGCTGGGCGCCATGGGCGGGGAGATCGAAGCCTGCAACGCGCCGGACGGCGGCGCCTGCGTCACGTTCCGCCTGCCGCTGGCACCCGCCCCCGGTGCCGGGGCACAGGTGTCCGATCCGGTCACCGCCCCGGCGCCCACGGCCTGA
- a CDS encoding 2OG-Fe(II) oxygenase translates to MPHALTMPVSTIVRPSATALHLHHALEASRQQEWPFRHWLLTDTLPEPVATGVTRLPHAPAAVGDTQGRRDTHNASRIFFNPDQQQRHPVAADIAHAFQHPETVALLSSRCRAPLAGSFLRIEYCLDTAGFWLRPHTDIGAKLLTLLIYLNPPEDAQDWGTDIYADPAAAPVARTDASFNRALIFVPGSNTWHGFEPRPVRGVRRTLMVNYVVAEWQSRHELAFPDQPVSNR, encoded by the coding sequence ATGCCCCATGCCCTGACGATGCCTGTCAGCACGATCGTCCGCCCGTCCGCCACCGCCCTTCACCTGCACCATGCGCTGGAGGCCAGCCGCCAGCAGGAATGGCCGTTCCGCCACTGGCTGCTGACCGACACGCTGCCCGAGCCGGTGGCGACAGGGGTGACCCGGCTGCCGCACGCCCCGGCCGCCGTGGGCGACACGCAGGGCCGGCGCGACACGCACAACGCCAGCCGCATCTTCTTCAACCCCGACCAGCAGCAGCGGCATCCCGTGGCGGCCGACATCGCCCATGCCTTCCAGCATCCGGAGACGGTGGCGCTGCTGTCCTCGCGCTGCCGCGCACCGCTGGCCGGGTCGTTCCTGCGCATCGAGTACTGCCTGGACACGGCCGGCTTCTGGCTGCGGCCGCACACCGACATCGGCGCCAAGCTGCTGACCCTGCTGATCTATCTGAATCCGCCGGAAGATGCGCAGGACTGGGGCACGGACATCTATGCCGATCCCGCCGCGGCCCCGGTCGCGCGCACCGACGCCTCGTTCAACCGGGCGCTGATCTTCGTGCCGGGCAGCAACACCTGGCACGGCTTCGAGCCGCGTCCGGTGCGGGGCGTCCGCCGCACCCTGATGGTGAACTACGTGGTGGCGGAGTGGCAGTCCCGGCACGAACTGGCCTTCCCCGACCAGCCGGTCTCCAACCGCTGA
- the trpB gene encoding tryptophan synthase subunit beta, which yields MTQPLNTYRTGPDERGHFGQFGGRYVAETLMPLILDVERAYAEARQDPSFKAELSYYLTHYVGRPSPLYYAERLTAELGGAKIYLKREELNHTGAHKINNCMGQILLAKRMGKRRIIAETGAGQHGVATATVCALFGLPCVIYMGETDIARQQPNVFRMKLLGAEVRPAKSGARTLKDAMNDAMRDWVTNVEDTFYIIGTVAGPHPYPAMVRDFQSIIGEEVREQMQQAEGRLPDSLVACVGGGSNAIGIFHPFLDEPSVRMVAVEAAGYGIETGQHAASLTGGRPGVLHGNRTYLLQDEDGQIVEGHSISAGLDYPGIGPEHAWLHDVKRVEYVSATDQEALDAFKLLARTEGILPALEPAHALAHVTRLAPTLPRDHLMVMNLSGRGDKDIFTVARHMGVSL from the coding sequence ATGACCCAGCCCCTGAACACCTACCGGACCGGACCGGACGAGCGCGGGCATTTCGGCCAGTTCGGCGGCCGCTATGTGGCCGAAACGCTGATGCCCCTGATCCTGGACGTCGAGCGCGCCTATGCCGAGGCCCGGCAGGACCCCTCCTTCAAGGCGGAACTGTCCTACTACCTGACCCATTATGTCGGCCGGCCCAGCCCGCTCTACTACGCCGAGCGGCTGACGGCGGAGCTGGGCGGCGCCAAGATCTATCTGAAGCGCGAGGAGCTGAACCACACCGGCGCGCACAAGATCAACAACTGCATGGGCCAGATCCTGCTGGCCAAGCGCATGGGCAAACGCCGCATCATCGCCGAGACCGGCGCCGGCCAGCACGGCGTGGCGACGGCCACGGTGTGCGCCCTGTTCGGGCTGCCCTGCGTCATCTACATGGGCGAGACCGACATCGCGCGGCAGCAGCCCAACGTCTTCCGCATGAAGCTGCTCGGCGCCGAGGTGCGCCCTGCGAAGTCCGGCGCCCGCACGCTCAAGGACGCCATGAACGATGCCATGCGCGACTGGGTGACGAACGTCGAGGACACCTTCTACATCATCGGCACGGTTGCCGGCCCGCACCCCTATCCGGCCATGGTGCGCGACTTCCAGTCCATCATCGGCGAAGAGGTGCGTGAGCAGATGCAGCAGGCCGAGGGCCGGCTGCCGGACAGCCTGGTCGCCTGCGTCGGCGGCGGCTCCAACGCCATCGGCATCTTCCACCCCTTCCTGGATGAACCCAGCGTCCGCATGGTGGCGGTCGAGGCGGCGGGCTACGGCATCGAGACCGGCCAGCACGCCGCCAGCCTGACCGGCGGCCGGCCGGGCGTGCTGCACGGCAACCGCACCTACCTGCTGCAGGACGAGGACGGCCAGATCGTCGAGGGTCACAGCATCTCCGCCGGGCTGGACTATCCCGGCATCGGGCCGGAGCATGCCTGGCTGCACGACGTGAAGCGCGTGGAGTACGTCTCCGCCACCGACCAGGAGGCGCTGGACGCCTTCAAGCTGCTGGCCCGCACGGAGGGCATCCTGCCCGCGCTGGAGCCGGCGCACGCGCTGGCCCACGTCACCCGTCTCGCGCCCACGCTGCCCAGGGATCACCTGATGGTGATGAATCTGTCGGGCCGGGGCGACAAGGACATCTTCACCGTGGCCCGTCACATGGGGGTATCGCTGTGA
- the trpA gene encoding tryptophan synthase subunit alpha, with product MSLATEIDAGTETFRIARRFARLRAEGRAGLVTFLTAGDPDHATSLALLKGLPAAGADLIELGMPFTDPMADGPAIQASSLRALTAGARMTRTLDLVRDFRRDDPDTPVILMGYYNPVFSYGVDRFLADAREAGVDGLIVVDLPPEADDELCLPALKAGVSFVRLSTPTTDERRLPAVLAHTSGFVYHVSITGITGAGSASEESVSAAVARLKRHTDLPVAVGFGITTPDQAAAIARVADAAVVGSAIVRRLEQTLDADGRATAATVPAVLDFVRTLAEGVRTARG from the coding sequence GTGAGCCTCGCCACCGAGATCGACGCGGGCACGGAGACCTTCCGCATCGCCCGCCGCTTCGCCCGGCTGCGGGCCGAAGGCCGGGCCGGCCTCGTCACCTTCCTCACGGCCGGCGATCCCGACCATGCGACCAGCCTCGCCCTGCTGAAGGGGCTGCCGGCGGCCGGGGCCGACCTGATCGAACTGGGCATGCCCTTCACCGACCCGATGGCGGACGGTCCCGCCATCCAGGCCAGCTCGCTGCGGGCGCTGACGGCCGGGGCGCGGATGACCCGCACGCTGGATCTCGTGCGCGACTTCCGCCGCGACGACCCGGACACGCCGGTGATCCTGATGGGCTACTACAACCCCGTCTTCAGCTACGGCGTGGACCGCTTCCTGGCCGACGCCCGCGAGGCCGGGGTGGACGGGCTGATCGTCGTGGATCTGCCGCCGGAGGCGGATGACGAGCTGTGCCTGCCGGCGCTGAAGGCCGGCGTCAGCTTCGTGCGCCTGTCCACGCCGACGACGGACGAACGCCGCCTGCCGGCCGTGCTCGCCCACACCTCGGGCTTCGTCTACCACGTCTCCATCACCGGCATCACGGGTGCGGGCTCGGCCAGCGAGGAGTCGGTCAGCGCCGCCGTCGCCCGGCTGAAGCGCCACACCGACCTGCCGGTCGCCGTCGGCTTCGGCATCACCACGCCCGACCAGGCCGCCGCCATCGCCCGCGTGGCCGACGCCGCCGTCGTCGGCAGCGCCATCGTCCGGCGGTTGGAACAGACGCTGGACGCCGACGGCCGCGCCACTGCCGCGACCGTGCCGGCCGTGCTAGACTTCGTCCGCACCCTGGCCGAGGGGGTGCGCACCGCCCGGGGGTGA
- the accD gene encoding acetyl-CoA carboxylase, carboxyltransferase subunit beta codes for MNWLTNFVRPKIRALVSSKKEVPDNLWLKCPSCEAMIFHRDLEENLHVCQHCGFHMRLSPDRRLEMLLDEGFQTIELPKAIQDPLKFRDLKRYTDRMKDAQTKTGRNDAIIVAHGRMDGHPAVIAAFDFSFMGGSMGIAVGEGLLAAAKLAVLQQAPLIVVPASGGARMQEGILSLMQMPRSVIAVEMVKEAGLPYLVVLTDPTTGGVTASFAMLGDVHLAEPGAQIGFAGARVIENTIRETLPEGFQRSEYLLEHGMVDMVVPRKDLKQTLVRLIDLLRRPGPEAEPLPEPEKVPEAPAATVPPPPPPPPPPPAAAAAVVVATAAAATAAVVGAAGVATAAPAGSATPPASSTAAAAVVGAAGVATAAPASTPAPSED; via the coding sequence ATGAACTGGCTCACCAATTTCGTCCGGCCCAAGATCCGGGCGCTCGTCTCCTCCAAGAAGGAGGTGCCGGACAATCTCTGGCTCAAGTGCCCCTCCTGCGAGGCGATGATCTTCCATCGTGACCTTGAGGAGAACCTGCACGTCTGCCAGCACTGCGGGTTCCACATGCGCCTGTCGCCCGACCGGCGGCTGGAGATGCTGCTGGACGAAGGGTTCCAGACCATCGAGCTGCCGAAGGCGATCCAGGACCCGCTGAAGTTCCGGGACCTGAAGCGCTACACGGACCGGATGAAGGACGCCCAGACCAAGACGGGCCGCAACGACGCGATCATCGTCGCGCACGGCCGGATGGACGGGCATCCGGCCGTGATCGCGGCGTTCGACTTCTCCTTCATGGGCGGCTCCATGGGCATCGCCGTGGGCGAGGGGCTGCTGGCCGCCGCCAAGCTGGCCGTGCTGCAGCAGGCGCCGCTGATCGTCGTGCCGGCGTCGGGCGGCGCGCGCATGCAGGAGGGCATCCTGTCCCTGATGCAGATGCCGCGCAGCGTCATCGCCGTGGAGATGGTGAAGGAGGCGGGCCTGCCCTATCTGGTGGTGCTGACCGATCCCACCACGGGCGGCGTCACCGCCAGCTTCGCCATGCTGGGCGACGTGCATCTGGCCGAGCCGGGGGCGCAGATCGGCTTCGCCGGGGCGCGCGTCATCGAGAACACCATCCGCGAGACCCTGCCCGAAGGCTTCCAGCGTTCCGAATACCTGCTGGAGCACGGCATGGTGGACATGGTCGTGCCGCGCAAGGACCTGAAGCAGACCCTGGTCCGCCTGATCGACCTGCTGCGCCGCCCCGGACCGGAGGCGGAGCCCCTGCCGGAGCCGGAGAAGGTTCCGGAGGCGCCGGCCGCCACCGTGCCGCCGCCCCCTCCTCCCCCGCCGCCGCCGCCGGCCGCCGCCGCCGCGGTCGTGGTGGCTACCGCCGCAGCGGCCACGGCCGCGGTGGTCGGGGCCGCCGGGGTCGCCACCGCCGCCCCGGCAGGGTCGGCCACCCCGCCCGCATCCAGCACGGCCGCCGCCGCGGTGGTGGGGGCTGCCGGCGTGGCGACGGCCGCGCCCGCCAGCACCCCGGCCCCCAGCGAGGACTGA
- a CDS encoding bifunctional folylpolyglutamate synthase/dihydrofolate synthase, whose product MIKATVVPAAPRLEAALDRLRLLHPKVIDLSLGRVERLLARLGNPERRLPPLVHVAGTNGKGSTVAFLRAMLEAAGARVHVYTSPHLVHFNERIRLAGRLIGDEALAGLLEDCERANGDDPVTFFEITTAAAFRAFADVPADICLLEVGLGGRLDATNVIERPAVSLLTRISMDHMQFLGSTLAEIAWEKAGILKPGAPAVAGPQADPVVLHVFRERAADLGVPLRSYGESWTARPRDGGFRFESPARSLDLPLPGLPGAHQILNAGLALAALEHLPVAVDDGAAREGMRRVEWPARLQRLHRGPLTEALPPGWELWLDGGHNDSAGEVLAVQAAAWADRPLDLVFGMLGSKQPLDFLRPLAPHVRRLRTVAIPGEANALPPAEAAALAREAGIADAAPADDAGQAVAGLAAAPGPGRILICGSLYLAGTVLKDNG is encoded by the coding sequence ATGATCAAGGCCACGGTCGTGCCGGCGGCGCCGCGGCTGGAGGCCGCCCTCGACCGGCTGCGCCTGCTCCACCCCAAGGTCATCGACCTGTCCCTGGGGCGGGTGGAGCGGCTGCTGGCCCGCCTGGGCAACCCCGAACGGCGCCTGCCGCCGCTGGTCCATGTCGCCGGAACCAACGGCAAGGGCAGCACCGTCGCCTTCCTGCGCGCCATGCTGGAGGCGGCGGGCGCCCGGGTGCATGTCTACACCTCGCCGCATCTGGTGCATTTCAACGAGCGCATCCGGCTGGCCGGCCGGCTGATCGGGGACGAGGCCCTGGCCGGCCTGCTGGAGGACTGCGAGCGGGCCAACGGCGACGATCCGGTGACCTTCTTCGAGATCACGACGGCCGCCGCCTTCCGCGCCTTCGCCGACGTCCCGGCGGACATCTGCCTGCTGGAGGTGGGCCTGGGCGGCCGGCTGGACGCGACGAACGTGATCGAACGCCCCGCCGTCAGCCTGCTGACCCGCATCAGCATGGACCACATGCAGTTCCTGGGAAGCACCCTGGCGGAGATCGCCTGGGAGAAGGCCGGCATCCTGAAGCCCGGCGCTCCCGCCGTCGCCGGGCCGCAGGCCGACCCGGTGGTGCTGCACGTCTTCCGCGAGCGCGCCGCCGACCTGGGCGTGCCCCTGCGCAGCTACGGCGAGAGCTGGACGGCCCGGCCGCGCGACGGCGGCTTCCGCTTCGAAAGCCCGGCCCGCAGCCTGGACCTGCCGCTGCCGGGGCTGCCCGGCGCGCACCAGATCCTCAATGCCGGGCTGGCGCTGGCGGCGCTGGAGCATCTGCCCGTCGCCGTGGACGACGGGGCCGCGCGGGAGGGCATGCGCCGGGTGGAGTGGCCGGCCCGGTTGCAACGTCTGCACCGCGGCCCCCTGACCGAGGCCCTGCCGCCGGGCTGGGAGCTGTGGCTGGACGGCGGCCACAACGACAGCGCCGGCGAGGTGCTGGCCGTGCAGGCCGCCGCCTGGGCGGACCGGCCGCTGGATCTGGTCTTCGGCATGCTGGGCAGCAAGCAGCCTCTCGATTTCCTGCGGCCCCTGGCGCCGCATGTCCGGCGCCTGCGCACGGTCGCCATTCCCGGCGAGGCGAACGCCCTGCCCCCGGCCGAGGCCGCGGCCCTGGCGCGCGAGGCCGGCATCGCCGACGCCGCCCCGGCCGACGATGCCGGGCAGGCGGTGGCCGGTCTTGCGGCGGCGCCCGGCCCCGGGCGCATCCTGATCTGCGGCTCGCTCTATCTCGCGGGCACGGTGCTCAAGGACAACGGCTGA
- a CDS encoding MAPEG family protein — translation MEIAYWCVVAAALLPYLTVLPAKATGRYDNAAPRDWAEKQSGFRRRAVAAHLNGFEAFPLFAAAVIAADVQGMPQDAIDTLAVAWVVLRIGYVGCYFAGLATLRSIVWIAALAMALAILTMPAWLM, via the coding sequence ATGGAGATCGCCTACTGGTGCGTCGTCGCGGCGGCGCTGCTGCCCTATCTCACCGTGCTGCCGGCCAAGGCCACCGGCCGCTACGACAATGCCGCCCCGCGCGACTGGGCGGAGAAGCAGTCGGGCTTCCGGCGCCGCGCGGTGGCGGCCCACCTGAACGGGTTCGAGGCGTTTCCCCTGTTCGCCGCGGCCGTCATCGCGGCCGACGTGCAGGGCATGCCGCAGGACGCCATCGACACGCTGGCCGTGGCCTGGGTCGTGCTGCGGATCGGCTATGTCGGCTGCTATTTCGCCGGTCTGGCGACGCTGCGCTCCATCGTCTGGATCGCGGCGCTGGCGATGGCGCTGGCCATCCTGACCATGCCGGCCTGGCTGATGTGA
- the trxA gene encoding thioredoxin TrxA has protein sequence MSNATAVSDASFTTDVLEASGPVLVDFWAEWCGPCRMIAPALDEIAGELQGKLTVAKLNIDENPGTPTRYGVRGIPTLMIFKDGKVAATKIGALPKQQLRNWIEENL, from the coding sequence ATGAGCAACGCGACCGCGGTTTCCGACGCCAGCTTCACCACCGACGTGCTTGAGGCCTCCGGTCCCGTGCTGGTGGACTTCTGGGCCGAATGGTGCGGCCCCTGCCGGATGATCGCGCCCGCGCTGGACGAGATCGCGGGCGAGTTGCAGGGCAAGCTGACGGTGGCGAAGCTGAACATCGACGAGAACCCGGGCACGCCCACCCGCTACGGCGTGCGCGGCATCCCGACCCTGATGATCTTCAAGGACGGCAAGGTCGCCGCCACCAAGATCGGGGCCCTGCCGAAGCAGCAGCTCCGCAACTGGATCGAAGAGAACCTCTGA